The Pyxidicoccus sp. MSG2 DNA segment CACCACCGCGGCCAGCCCCGCGGACTGCTCCAGCACCCTCGGCTTCATGGTGGCGATGAGCACGTCGTTGTAGCCGAAGTGGCGCACCCAGCGCAGCGTGCCGTCCCGCAGTTGCAGGAAGGCGCCCCGCTGGGCCTGCGTGGACTGGAGTCCCTCGTGGATGATGACCTCCGCCATCTCCTCCTCCGACGCGGCCCGCGACAGCGCGGCGGTGATGCCCTGCAGCCGCTCGGTGCGCGCCTGGGCCTCCTTCGACTCCCGGAACAGGAGGGCATTGTCCAGGCAGAGGCTCGCGCGGCGGGCGAGCTCGCGCGCCAGCTCCAGGTCCCTGGGCCCGTAGCGCCGGGGGCCCGACTCGATGGTGAGCGAGAAGGCCCCCAGCACCCGGCCTCGCGCCTGGAGGGGCACGCTGAGGCTGGAGCGAAGGCCGAGCTTCCGGCTCAGGGCCAGGTGCTCCTCGCCGCGCGCGAGCGCCGGCAGGGCCTCGTCCGGAATCTCCGGGAGGCACAGGGGCTCGCCCGTCCGCAGCACCTCGGCGATGCCGCCGTGGGCGCTCACGTCGATGGGCCAGCGGCGGGCAACCTCGAAGGCCAGCGCCACCTTCTCCGGGTCCTTGTGCACCACCACCCGCCGCTCCACGGTGCCCCGCTCCGTGAGCATGTCCACCGCGCACCAGTCCGCGAGCCGCGGCACCGCGAGCTCCGCGAGGCGCTGGAGCACCGTCCCCTCGTCCAGCGAGGACGCCAGCACCTCGCCGGCCCGCGCGAGGAGGGCGAAGCGGTCCTCGGACTCCTTGCGCTCGGTCAGGTCCTGGAAGCTCGCGGCCCGGTAGGTGACGTGGCCGTGCTCGTCCTTCAGCGCCACCCCGTCCACGAGGATGGGGACGCGGCTGCCGTCCCTGCGGACGTGGACGTTCTCGTAGGTATGGTGGCCCTGCTCGAGGGTCCGCTCCAGCTCGGCGCGATAGCTGGCGAAGGAGTCGGGGGCGACAATCTCCTGGACGTGCACTCCGAGCAGCTGCTCGGGGCCGTCGTACCCGTGCATGCGGGCGAAGGCGGGGTTGGCCGCGTTGATGCGCCAGGTCTCCGGGTCCGTGCTCGCGATGCCCCAGCCCGCGTGGTGGAAGAGCTGGTCCCACCGCGCCAGTTGCTCCGAGTTGCGCTTCAAGTCCCTCGCGAGCGACTCGGCGCGGTGGCGGGCACGCACCTGCTCCGTCACGTCCACGGAGAACGTGATGAGGCCGTCCACCTTCCCCCGGGCGTCCCACGTGGGTTGATAGGTGAGGTTGAAGAAGGACTCCTCCAGCTCGCCGGTGCCATGGCGGTCCAGCAGCACCGTGAACTCCGTGCCCACGAAGGGCTCCCCCGACTCCAGCACGCGGCGCAGCGCCGACATCACCGTGGGCTGCGAGAGGACCTCCGGCGCCACTTCCGAGAGGGGGCTGCCGAGCGGAACGCGGCGGCCGATGAGCTTCTCGTAGAGGGGGTTGGCGAACTCGAAGACGAAGTCGGGGCCCCGGGTGATGGCGATGGCCGCCGACGACTGCTGCATGAAGATGCGGTGCAGGTGCTCCTGGTGGGAGCGCTCCAGCAGCTCTCGCTCCCGGGCCTGGAACAGCACCGCCTGCCGCCGGATGTCCTGGCGGGCACGATACAGCTCGATGAAGACAGCCACCTTCGCGCAGAGCACCTGGGGCACGAAGGGCTTGGTGAGGAAGTCCACCGCGCCGGAGCCGTAGGCCGCGAGCACCTCCTGCTGCGTCCACGTGTGTGCGGTGATGAAGATGATGGGCACCTCGCGGGAGCGCTCGCGCTGCTTGATGAGCGCGGCCGTCTCCAGGCCGCTCAGCCCCTCCATCTGCACGTCCAGGAGGATGACGGCGTAGTCCTCCCGCATCAGGTGGCGCAGCGCCTCGCGGCCCGAAGCGGCCTTGTGCAGCCGAACCTGCAATGGGGCGAGGACGACCTCCAGCGCCAGGAGGTTGGCCGGGTTGTCGTCCACCAGGAGGACCGCGGGGGGCGCGACGTCGGGCCCCTCCCCCGCGGGGCCCGGCTCCTCGGCCTCCGCCGTCTCCCGTTCAGGCGCTGGAGGCAGCAGGGGTGAACGGGGAGCAGAGGACATGACTCCTCCGACTTAACGGTTGGCGCGTCCGAGAACAATCCGTGGTTTCCCAGGGCGGACCGTCACCGGCGCGGAGGTCTGCGCCCCGGCCTCGGGCATGCGTCCTCCGAGCAACACGAGCAACGTCGACAACCCGAACAACGCACGGACGTGGAGCATGGTGAGAGCCAAATTCCTCACTCCCACTGTCCTGCCAACCCCGTGGGCCGAGCGCTCTGTGCACCAGTGACAACATGCGTCCAGGGAGGCCGGCGCGTGGCGCGAAGCGTCAGGCACGGTGGGCCGGCGCCACCGCGCGCAAGTGCTTGACGTGATGTGCGGGGAGGACTCGGATGCGCGCCCATATGACTGAGCTGCTCACCCGCGCCGAAGCCTCGAAGTACACGCAGACCTCGCGTCACTCGGATGTGCTCGCCTTCGTGGACGAGCTGTGCCGCCGCACGAAGCTCGCGCGGCGCGTGGACTTCGGGAAGAGCGGCGAGGGACAGCCCCTGGTGTCACTCATCGTGAGCGACCGCAACTGCTTCACGCCCGAGCTGGCGCGCAAGCAGAAGAAGGTCATCGTGCTGGTGGAGGCCAACATCCACGCGGGTGAAGTGGAGGGCAAGGAGGCGCTGCTCGCCCTCGCCCGGGACCTCACGCTCACGAAGCTGGGCAAGAAGCTGCTGGACCGGCTGTGCCTCGTGCTCGTTCCGAACTTCAACCCGGATGGCAATGACCGCATCAGCCCCAACAACCGCAAGCTCAACCTGAAGGACCTCGAGGGACAGGTGAACCCCGAGGGCGGCGTGGGCATGCGCTACACGGGCGAGGGCTGGAACCTCAACCGCGACAGCATGAAGCAGGAGGCGCCGGAGACTCGCGCGCTCGCGGCGTTCCACCAGACGTGGTGGCCGCACGTGTTCATCGACTGCCACACCACCGACGGCAGCATCCACGCCTGCGACCTCACCTTCGACACCTCGCACTCCAACGAGCCGCTCTTCACGGAGCTGCGCGAGTTCAACCGCGGCATGCTGGAGCGCGTGGCGAAGGCGGTGAAGAAGGGCCACGACTTCGACAGCTACTGGTACGGCAACTACAAGGTGGAGGGCGACCCGAAGTCGGGCTGGCACACGTACCCGGCGCTGCCCCGCTTCGGCAGCCACTACCGGGGCCTGCTGGGCCGCATCGACGTGCTGCTGGAGACATACAGCTACATCGACTTCCCGCGCCGCTGCGCGGTGGCGCGGGCGTGGCTGCTGGAGTTGCTGCGTGACGCCGCGAAGCACGCCACCGCCTACCGCGCCATCACCGCCGCCGAGGAGGAGCGCATCGTCGCGCGCGGCGAGTCGCCAGACCCGCAGGCGCTCGTGGGCATCAACTACGGCGTCGCCACGCGTGACGACCAGGGCGCGCTCGTCTTCGAGTACCCCGCCCACGCGAAGCCCGGCGACGTGGCCCCCGTCCTCGCCTACGACGAGGCGAGCATCGCCGCGCGCCGCTACCCGGGAAAGAAGAAGAAGACCTACCGCATCCCCCACCACCGGACGTTCATCCCCACGCAGGCGGTGAGCACCCCGACGGCGTACCTGGTCCCGGCGGAGCTGGCCGCGCGCCTGGAGGGACACGGCATCCGCTTCGAGCGCCTGTCCGAGGCGAAGCGCTTCACGGTGGACAGCTACCGCATCGCCCGGCGCGAGGAGACCTTCAGCCCCGACGTGGCGGCGAACGTGCCTCCGCCCGGCGAGGCGGAGGTGCCCCTCAGCCAGAAGCCCAAGCCCGTGCGCTTCGAGACCGTGCTCACCGTGGCCCCCGAGCGCGGCACGCGCGAGTTCCCCGCGGGGACACTGCACGTGCCCACCGCGCAGCGCACCGGCACGCTCGCGGTGTACCTGCTGGAGCCGCACTCCGATGACGGCCTGTGCCGCTGGCAGTTCCTCGACGGAATGCTCACCACCGGAGAGCTGTACCCCATCCACCGCGTGGTGGAGTCCGCCGCCGCGCCGAAGAAGGCGGAGTGACGGCGTCGGGCCCTCACCTTCGAGGGCCCGGCGCCCAGCGCGCGGTGGAGGCCGCCACCGCGCCGACTCAGGTGAGCAGCCGCACCGGCGCGCCAGCGTGCCAGGCGAGGATGTCCTCCAGCGCGTCGCGGTAGAAGACGGCGTAGTTCTCCCGCGTCACGTAGCCCAGGTGCGGCGTCAGCACGACGTTGGACAGCGCGAGCAGTGGGTGGCCCGCCGGCAGCGGCTCCACCGAGAAGACATCCAGCCCGGCCCCGGCGATGCGCTGCTGCCCCAGCACGGACAGCAGCGCCGCATCGTCCACCAGCCCCGCGCGAGCGGTGTTGATGAACCAGGCCGTGCGCTTCATGGCGCCCAGCTCCGTCGCCCCCACCACGCCTCGCGTCCGCTCCCCGAGGACGAGGTGCAGGCTGACGACGTCGGCCGTGGAGAACAATTCCTGCTTCTCCACGCGCCTCGCGCCCACCTCCGCCGCGCGCGCGTCGGTGAGATTCTGACTCCAGGCCACCACCTCCATGCCGAAGGCCGCACCCACCCTCGCCATCTGTCCGCCGAGCTTCCCCAGCCCGAGCAGTCCCAGTCGCTTTCCAGCCAGGCCTTCCGTGAGCCCGGTCTGCCAGGTGCCGGCGCGCAGTGCGCGGTCCTCCGTGGGGATGCGCTTCACCAGCGCGAGGATGAGCCCCCAGGCCAGCTCCGCCGTCGGCGCGCCCACGTTGCCCGTGCCGCACACGGGGATGCCGCGCGCCCGGCACGCCTCCAAGTCGATGGCCGCGTTGCGCCCACCCGTGGTGACAAGCAGCCGCAGCTTCGGCAGCCGCTCGAGGAGCGCGGCGGGGAACGGCGTGCGCTCGCGCATGAGGACGATGACGTCGAAGGGCTGGAGCGCCGCCACCAACGCCTCGGGGTCCGCGAGGTGCCGCTCGAAGACGTGGAGCCCACTTCCCGCCGGTAGCCGCGCCCAATCCGCGAGGCCCAGGGCCACGCCCTGGTAGTCATCCAGGATGGCGATGTTCATTGGCATACCCCTCGCCTACCCCACCCACCGGCCCGGCGCATAGGCGAACCCTGCTGTCTGGAGTATCGTGTTTTGCGGTCTCCACATGGAACGCTCCATGCGCCCATCGCGGTCCACTCCCATCGCGCCCAAGCTGCTCCAGGAACACCTGCGGCAGGGCGCGGCCTCGCGAGAGGCGACGCTGGCCCGGTTCATCAGCCGGGTGGCCGCCGCGTGTGTCCTGTCCACGTTGGGCTTCGGGCTGCTCCTGGGCTGGCGCCATGCCACGACGCTCGCGGCCGTCGTCGCGGGCTTCGCCGCCTATTACGCGTGGGTCCACCGCCGGTTGCGGAAGACGGAGCCGTCGGCCGCGCTCCTGTGGCTCAACGTCGCCATCGAGAACTCGCTGGTCGGCATCTTGTTCCTGGTGGACATCGCCTTCGCGGGCCCGGACATGGCGCTGTCCAGTCCCAACCTCGTCATCGCCTCGGCCGCCATCATGGCGTCGGCCCTCCGCTCGGACGCGCGCTTTCCTCTCTTCGCGGCGGGGCTCACCGCCGCGGAGCTGGTGCTGCTCTACGTCTTCGTCGCGTACCCGCTCCTGCCCACGCCGATACCGCTGATGCTGTCGCCCCCCATGATCCTGCTGCGGGCCATCTACATCGTGGTGGTGGGCTGGCTCGCCTGGCTCTTCGCCGCCCAGTTCCGGGCCATGGCCGAGGAGGCGCTGCGCGCCATCCGCCAGCAGGAATTGCTGGGCCGCTACTTCCTCCACGAGCGCCTGGGCGCCGGAGGCATGGCGGAGGTCTTCCGGGCGACGTACAGCCCCGAGGGCGGCATCGAGAAGACGGTGGCCGTGAAGCGCATCCTCCCGGCCTATGCGGAGGACCCGCAGTTCATCGCCCTGTTCCGCCGGGAGGCCGAGCTGGGCTCCCTCCTCCAGCACCCCAACATCGTCCAGGTGCTGGACGTGGGCCGCCTGGACAACACGCACTTCATCGCCATGGAGCACGTGGATGGGCTGTCGCTGCGCCAGCTCATCAAGCAATACGGGCCGCTCCCCGTGGCCGCCGTCATGTACCTGGGCTCGGAGCTGGCGTCGGCGCTCGACTACGTGCACCGGCGCACCTCGCGCGAGGGCCTGCCGCTCAACCTCGTCCACCGCGACATCAACCCGCCCAACGTCCTGCTGTCCCGCATCGGCGACGTGAAGCTCAGCGACTTCGGCATCGCCCGGGCCGTCACCCACGCGCCCGTCACCCGCCTGGGCCACGTGCGCGGGAAGACGGACTACATGGCGCCCGAGCAGCTCTCGGGCGAAGCGCTCGACGGACGCGTGGACCTGTTCGCGCTGGGACTGACGCTGCATGAGGCCCTGACGGGGCGCCGCACCCTGCGGGGCACGGAGCACGTGACGCGAACCGCGCTCATGGAGGCGGTGAGGAGCCTGCCGCCTCCCTCCAAGATGCGCCGGGAGGTCCCCCCGGAGGTGGATGCCGTCGTCATGGCGCTGCTCCAGGCCCTCCCGGAGGACCGCCCCCAGCGCGGCAGCCACGTGGAAGACCTGCTCCGCGCGCTGCCCGCGCCCGTGGCACCCTACCCCCAGGGACAGACCGCGCTGGCCCACGCCATCCGCGACGTGCTGGCGCGCAGACCCGACGACGCGCCCACGCCCGCCATGCCCCTCCCCGTGGAGGACGCCGACGCGGAGACACAGGAGTCGGACGCCACCGCGAAGACCCGCCCGAGCCGGCGCCATGGCACCTGAGCGCGGCGGGGTCTCTCACAGGCTGCCGACCATCCAGGCGCTCCCCAGGACGATGGAGAGGGCGGACGCCAGCTTCGGCACCCGCGCGCTCACCGCCGCGGAGAACCGGCGCTTCAGCGAGAAGCTGGCGATGCCGGCCGTGAGCCCCGCCATGGCCACGGTGCTGCCGACGGAGAAGCCTCCCAGGTAGAGCACCTGGTCCGCGCGCGAGCCGGACACCGCCGCGGGCAGGATGAGCAGCAGCGCCGCCGCGCCCGTGAGGCCGTGCACCAGTCCCACCGTGAGCACGTTGCGCGTCTCGGCCCCGGAAGGCCCGGTGAGCGCGCGCCGCTTCAGGCCCCAGAGGCCCATGCCCATCAGGGCGAGGGCGGCCACCCGCTCGGCCCAGCGCTCGACCCCTTGCAGGTGCACCGTGGAGAGGACCAGGAGCAGCACCGCCGACGCGGCGAGCGTCCCCAGCCCATGGCCGATGCCCCAGAGCAGGCCGACCCGCCACGCCCCCTGGCGCCGTCCCACCGACAGCGGCGCGAGGCTGAGCAGATGGTCCGGCCCCGAGAGCGCGTGGAGTGCACCTGAACCCAGACCTGCCAGCGCCATGACCATCGGGACGGCTCCTTTCCCACCGGGGAACAGGGAAAGGATGCGGCCCGGGGCTGATATCCGCCAAGACATCGTTTGGATGGTCTTGATAGTGCCGGCCTATCAGCCAACCGGGAGCCCCCGGGGCCCGGCGGGAATGGAGCGCCCTACCCGCCCGTCGCGGGCCGCATCGCCAGCTCCACCGGGGCCACCTCGCGCCACCACGGCGTCGCCAGCTCCACGTGGGCGGGCTCGACGGCGGAGCCCAGGCGCGGCGTGAAGAGGCGCACCTGCTGCTCGGACGCGAGGCGCAGCAGCGTCTCCGCCGGCTCGTCCCAGGCGTGCAGCGCCAGGTTGAAGGTGCCCCAGTGCACCGGCATCAGCGTGCCGCCGCCGAGCATGGCGTGCGCCTTGAGCGCGTTCTCCGGGCCCAGGTGGATGCCGCCCCAGCTCGGGTGGAAGGCGCCCACCTCCAGCATCACCAGGTCGAAGGGGCCGTGACGGCGGCCAATCTCCTCGAACTCCGACGTCAGCCCGGTGTCGCCGCTGAAGAAGACGCGGTGCTTGTCGGTGGTCAGCACCCAGGAAGCCCAGAGCGTCGTGTTCCTGTCTCCCAGGCCACGGCCGGAGAAGTGCTGCGAAGGGGCGGCGGTGAAGCCCACCGGGCCCACGCGAGTCTCCTCCCACCAGTCCAGCTCGGTGATGAGCTCCGGGGCCACGCCGTACGCCTCCAGGCGCGCGCCCACGCCCAGCGCGGTGACGAAGGGCACGCGCAGCTTCGCCAGCGCGGTGATGGTGGCGCGGCACAGGTGGTCGTAGTGGTCGTGCGACACCAGCACCGCGTCCAGCTTCGGCAGGGCCTCCAGCGGCACCGGCGCGGGGTGGAAGCGCCTGGGCCCGGCGAAGGACATGGGCGAGGCGCGCTCGCCCCAGACGGGGTCCGTCAGGATGCGCGCGCCGTCCAGTTCCAGGAGCATGGTGCTGTGGCCCAGCCACGTCACCCGGAAGCCGCTGTCCGGCTTGCGCGTCCATGCGTCCAGCGGGCTCTCCAGTGGCAGGGGCGCGGGGGGCGTGCGCTGGGCGCCGCCGAAGAAGTACTCGCCGAGCAGCGGCAGCGGGTTGCCCTGGAGGCCCGCGCCCACGGGCGCGGTGTTGCGGAAGAGGCCATCCGCGAACTGCCGGGAGGCACGCGCCCGCTCGAGTCGGAGTCCTGAGAGAGACATGACGCGTGTCTAACGGCTCGCGCGGTGCCTGGCTAGACGGCCTGTGTAAAGAAGTGTGTTACCGGCTGTCCTTGCGCTTCTGCTGGCGGGCCTGCTCCGCCCGCAGCGCGCCCCCAATCCGCCTCCCCGCCACCTTCGTCATCTTCGAGACCGGGTTGCCCCGCCGCTTCGGCCAGGGCGGCTGCCAGCTCGACGTCGACGGCCTGCCGGGGAAGCTCTTGTTCTTCATGGGCTGGCTCCTCATGGGGTGGCGCTCACACCCACCCGCATCATGTGCATGTAGGGACATGCCCGAAGCCCGGCGGCCGGCCCGCCGTGCGCCCGCGAGCCTTCACGGTGCACGGCGGACCTGGAGCCCTGCGTCAGTCCAGTTTCACGTGCTGCGCCAGCCGCTCATTCGGCGTCAGCTCGCGGTTGGCCACCTCCAGGTCGAAGTCGAAGGTGACATGCTCAATCCGCCCCGTGAAGGCGAAGGGCATGAGGTGCCGGTAGGCCGGGCTGACGGGGGCGCGGTTGTCCATGCCGACATCCAGGCACTCGACGCTGAAGCGCCCGCGGCACTGCCTGGGGATGCGGACCTGCCCCACGTCCTCACCGTTGATGAACAGCCGCACCGTCGCGGGTCCCCCCAGGATGTCCGTCTCGTTGAGGAACACCGCCCGCAGCTCCACGCGGCCCGCCGGCACCTCGATGGACGAGACGGCCTCGTGCCGCTCCACGTCGAAGAAGTTGTAGTGGTACACGAGCCGACGGTCCTTCACGTACAGCGACCAGCCGCCCACGTCTCCGCCCTCGCAGACCAGCACGCCCTCCGCGCCACCCTCCGGAATCTCCGCCCCCACGGTGATGGTGTGCGTCACGTTGTTCAGCTTGGGCGCGCTGCCCTCCGGGAGGAACGTCATGCCCGGGTAGAACGTCACGCGCTTGCGCCCGTAGAACCAGCTCGGCCGGAGCGTGACGTCCGCGCGCTCGATGAACCGGTCATCGAGGGGCAGGACGTTGTACTTCGCCGCCTCCACCATGAAGAGGTCCTGGAGCTCGCGGAGCTTGTCCGGGTGCTGGTCCGCCAGGTCCTCCGCCTGGCTGAAGTCGTTGCGGACGTCGTACAGCTCCCAGCGGTCCTCGGAGAAGTCCTTCGAGCCGACGTTCTCCCAGGGCAGCCGCCCATGGCGGCACGAGGCCATCCAGCCATCGTGGTACAGCGCCCGGTTGCCGAACATCTCGAAGTACTGGGTGACGCGGGGGCTCGGCGCGTCCGTGGCCTCCGGCGCGAAGGTGTACGCCAGGCTCACGCCTTCAATGGGCTTCTGGGGCACGCCCTTCACCTGGGTGGGCTCGCTGATGCCCACCACCTCCAGGACGGTGGGCAGGATGTCGATGGCGTGGTGGAACTGGAAGCGCGTGCCTCCCGCGTCCGAAATCTCCTTCGGCCACGAGACAATCATCGGGTTGCGCGTACCTCCGAAGTGCGAGGCCACCTGCTTGGTCCACTGGAACGGCGTGTCCCCCGCCCAGGCCCAGCCGACGGGGTAGTGCGGCGACGTCCCGGGCAGCCCGATGTCGTCGATGCGGGAGAGGCTCTGTTCGGGGTCGGGCTGGTAGCCGCCCAGGGTCAGCATCTCGTTGATGGTGCCCGTCAGCGTGCCCTCCGCGCTCGAGCCGTTGTCCCCGATGATGTAGAGGACGAGGGTGTTCTCCAACTGGCCCAGGTCATCCAGCGCCTGGACGACCCGGCCCACCTCGTGGTCCGCGTGGGAGAGGAAGTCCGCGTAGTTCTCCATCATCCGCGTGAAGAGCCGCTGCGGGTCCGCGTCGAACGAGTCCCACGCGGGAATCTCCGCCGGGCGCTCGGTGAGCTTCGTACCCGGGGGGATGACGCCCAGCTCGAGCTGCCGCTGGTGCACCTCGCGGCGGTACGCATCCCAGCCCATGTCGAACTTCCCCTGGTGGCGGCCCCGCCAGTCGAGCGGCGGCTGGTGCGGCGCATGGGCGGCGCCGGGCGCGAAGTAGAGGAACAGCGGACGCTGGGGCGCAATCGACTTCTGCTGGCGCATCCAGGAGATGCAGTCGTCGGCCAGGTCGCGCGTGAGGTGGTAGCCCTCCTCTGCCGTGCGGTCCGCCTCCACGGGCTCGGTGCCCCGGTAGAGCGCCGGGTAGAACTGGTCCGTCTCGCCACCGATGAAGCCGTAGAAGTAGTCGAACCCCCGCTGCGTGGGCCAGTTGTCGAAGGGGCCGGCCGCACTCGTCTGGTTGTCGGGGACGTTGTGGTTCTTCCCCCACCAGCCGCAGCCATAGCCATTCTCGTGCAGCAATTCGGCGATGGTGGCGGTGCTCTTCGGGATGATGCCGGTGTAGCCGGGGAAGCCCGTGGCCAGCTCGCCGATGTTGCCCGAGGAGGCGCTGTGGTGGTTGCGGCCCGTGAGCAGCGCCGCGCGAGTAGGCGAACACAGCGCCGTGGTGTGGAACTGGCAGTACTTGAGACCGCCCCGCGCCAGGCGCTCGGCGACGGGCATCTCCACCCGCCCGCCGAAGGCGCTCGACCAGCCGTAGCCCACGTCGTCCAAAAGGACGACGAGCACGTTGGGCGCGCCCTCCGGAGCCTCGGGCGGCATGGGGAAGTCCGCCTTCGAGTCCTTGTAGGTCAGGCCGATGCGGACGTTGGGAAAACGGTACTCCGGGCGCGGGTAGACGTTGCGGTCAATCTTCCTGGGGAACCGGGGCTTCCTGGCCATCTCACGAACCTCGCGGTGCCCGCCGCGGGGAATGCGGCTGGCGGGCATGAAGGAAGAGATGGGCGTCAGTCCCGTGCCTCACAAGGCGGGCGGTGGCAACGGGCTGGCTGTTGCCACCCCGTTTCCCCCGCCCCCCGGGGAGGGGCGTTCAGCCCTTCGTGGGCGTCGCCAGGCGCGTGGCCTTGAGAATCCTCACCGGCGGCGTGAGCTTCTGCTCGGTGCGCGGCGACTTCTGGATGGCGCGCACCACGTCCATGCCCTTCACCACCCTTCCGAACGCGGCGAAGCCCTGCCCGTCCGGGTTGCGCTTGCCACCGAAGTCCAGCTCCGGCTGGTCACCGAGACAGATGAAGAAGTCCGACGTCGCGGTGTCCGGCGTGTCACGCGCCATGGAGAGGGCGCCGTCCACGTGCTTCAGGCCGGTGTCCTTCGTGCGCTCCAGTGGAATGGGCGCCTTGTCCTCGGACTGGCGCGCGGGGTTGATGCCGGCCTGGATGACTTCAATCTTCACCGGGCTGTTCGGCTGGTTGTCCGGCGTCACCGTGCGGTGGAACACGCCGCCCTCGTAGAGGCCCGCGTCCAGGTACATGAGGAAGTTGCGCACCGTCTTCGGCGCGCGGGCCTCGTCGAGCTCGATTTCGATGTCGCCCTTCTCCGTCTGCAGCAACACCCGCACCGACTTGGGGGCTTGAGGCTTGCCGCCCTTCTTCGGCGCGGCGAGCGCGGCGGCGGGAAGGGTGAGCAACACGGCGAGACAGGCGGAGGCAAACGTCTTCATGGGCGGCACCAGGGCAGGAGGACGGGCCCGCGTACGATGCCCGCCGGAGGAGGCGAAGGGCCAGGAAATCCCCCTCCCCGCGTATCCTTCCCAGCAGTCCCGGCACGCCGCGGCTCATGCCGCACCCTTCATGAGCGGGATTGTTTATCTCGTGACCTGAAGCTCTTTAGAGTGGGTGGCATGTCCGAAGAAACGACCTTCGTCTCCCGCGTCCCCTACGAGCACACGCACCCGACGGTGCTGGCCGTCTACTGCTCCGACGGACGCTTCACGGATGCCGTCGAGGACCTCGCGCAGCACCTGGGGCACGAGCGCATCGACACGCTGACGATTCCCGGAGGCCCCGGCCTGCTCAACCGCTGGGTGGCGGACTACCTGGAGAGCGATGTCGTCACCCGCGCCGCGCGCTTCCTCATCGAGGGCCACCACATCACCGAGGTGCTGCTGTTGGCCCACGCGGGCTGCGGCTACTACGGGGCCCGGCACGGCAGCATGGGCCCGGACTTCATCGCGGAGCAGCAGCTCACGGACCTGCGCCACGCCGCCGAGGAACTGCAGAAGGCCTACCCCGGCATCCACGTGCGCCTCTACTTCACCCGCCCCCACGACACGCGCATCCACTTCGAGCCCGTGTCGCTGAAGGCGTAGCGGGCGCGCTAGAGCCGGCCGCCCGGCGGCGCGGCGGCGCGCTCCGCATGGCCGATGCGCGAGTGCTTGCGGCCATACCCGAAGTAGATGGCGAGGCCGATGGCCAGCCACACCACCAGGCGCAGCCACGTGTCCAGCCCCAGCCCCACCATCAGCGCCACGCAGATGAGGATGCCCAGCACCGGCACCACCGGGACGAACGGCGTGCGGAAGGGCCGGGGCAGCTCCGGGC contains these protein-coding regions:
- a CDS encoding arylsulfatase; translated protein: MARKPRFPRKIDRNVYPRPEYRFPNVRIGLTYKDSKADFPMPPEAPEGAPNVLVVLLDDVGYGWSSAFGGRVEMPVAERLARGGLKYCQFHTTALCSPTRAALLTGRNHHSASSGNIGELATGFPGYTGIIPKSTATIAELLHENGYGCGWWGKNHNVPDNQTSAAGPFDNWPTQRGFDYFYGFIGGETDQFYPALYRGTEPVEADRTAEEGYHLTRDLADDCISWMRQQKSIAPQRPLFLYFAPGAAHAPHQPPLDWRGRHQGKFDMGWDAYRREVHQRQLELGVIPPGTKLTERPAEIPAWDSFDADPQRLFTRMMENYADFLSHADHEVGRVVQALDDLGQLENTLVLYIIGDNGSSAEGTLTGTINEMLTLGGYQPDPEQSLSRIDDIGLPGTSPHYPVGWAWAGDTPFQWTKQVASHFGGTRNPMIVSWPKEISDAGGTRFQFHHAIDILPTVLEVVGISEPTQVKGVPQKPIEGVSLAYTFAPEATDAPSPRVTQYFEMFGNRALYHDGWMASCRHGRLPWENVGSKDFSEDRWELYDVRNDFSQAEDLADQHPDKLRELQDLFMVEAAKYNVLPLDDRFIERADVTLRPSWFYGRKRVTFYPGMTFLPEGSAPKLNNVTHTITVGAEIPEGGAEGVLVCEGGDVGGWSLYVKDRRLVYHYNFFDVERHEAVSSIEVPAGRVELRAVFLNETDILGGPATVRLFINGEDVGQVRIPRQCRGRFSVECLDVGMDNRAPVSPAYRHLMPFAFTGRIEHVTFDFDLEVANRELTPNERLAQHVKLD
- a CDS encoding MBL fold metallo-hydrolase, coding for MSLSGLRLERARASRQFADGLFRNTAPVGAGLQGNPLPLLGEYFFGGAQRTPPAPLPLESPLDAWTRKPDSGFRVTWLGHSTMLLELDGARILTDPVWGERASPMSFAGPRRFHPAPVPLEALPKLDAVLVSHDHYDHLCRATITALAKLRVPFVTALGVGARLEAYGVAPELITELDWWEETRVGPVGFTAAPSQHFSGRGLGDRNTTLWASWVLTTDKHRVFFSGDTGLTSEFEEIGRRHGPFDLVMLEVGAFHPSWGGIHLGPENALKAHAMLGGGTLMPVHWGTFNLALHAWDEPAETLLRLASEQQVRLFTPRLGSAVEPAHVELATPWWREVAPVELAMRPATGG
- a CDS encoding carbonic anhydrase, producing the protein MSEETTFVSRVPYEHTHPTVLAVYCSDGRFTDAVEDLAQHLGHERIDTLTIPGGPGLLNRWVADYLESDVVTRAARFLIEGHHITEVLLLAHAGCGYYGARHGSMGPDFIAEQQLTDLRHAAEELQKAYPGIHVRLYFTRPHDTRIHFEPVSLKA
- a CDS encoding peptidylprolyl isomerase; protein product: MKTFASACLAVLLTLPAAALAAPKKGGKPQAPKSVRVLLQTEKGDIEIELDEARAPKTVRNFLMYLDAGLYEGGVFHRTVTPDNQPNSPVKIEVIQAGINPARQSEDKAPIPLERTKDTGLKHVDGALSMARDTPDTATSDFFICLGDQPELDFGGKRNPDGQGFAAFGRVVKGMDVVRAIQKSPRTEQKLTPPVRILKATRLATPTKG